In Rutidosis leptorrhynchoides isolate AG116_Rl617_1_P2 chromosome 2, CSIRO_AGI_Rlap_v1, whole genome shotgun sequence, one genomic interval encodes:
- the LOC139890950 gene encoding mitochondrial import receptor subunit TOM6 homolog, whose amino-acid sequence MFPGMFMRKPDKQAALKQLRVHVGLFGAWVAAIRVAPYVLHYFSDSKDELVLEF is encoded by the coding sequence ATGTTTCCGGGAATGTTTATGCGAAAACCAGACAAACAAGCTGCATTGAAGCAGCTTCGTGTGCACGTTGGTTTGTTCGGGGCATGGGTCGCTGCTATTCGGGTCGCTCCATATGTTCTTCACTACTTTTCTGACAGCAAGGATGAGCTTGTTCTGGAATTCTAG